The genomic window AGAAACCCTTTGACCCCGAAGAGCTGGTTGTGCGTATAAAGGCACGGATAAGAAAACAGGAAGAAGAGCTCAGGTACGGAGACGTTTTTTACAGAGAAGGCAGGTTCTTCAAAGGGAAAGAGGAGATAGAGCTGGGGGAAGTGCAAAGGAACATTCTCCACAAACTGCTCAGGAACAGGGGAAGGGTTGTTACCAAGGAGGAGCTGTATGACTACATGGTTAACCCTTCTTCCTTGGCTTTGAGAGTTATGATAAACAAACTAAAGAAGAAAACAGGCATAGAGATAAAGTCGGTCAGGGGCTTGGGGTACACCATTGATTAAGAGACTGCTGCCGAGAACTTCCTACGAGAGGGAATCTTTACTAAAGAGCTTTCTGCTCTTCTTCGTAATTATGGAGCTGTTCCTCGGGGTAATTTTTTATATGCTCTTCCTCGCTGAGCTTAGCTCTCTTAAAAGTAAAGTGTTTCTTGAGTTGAAGAACTACAGCTACACCTTTGAGGGAGAGAAGTTCAGGATAGACATCATTCCAGCTGAGAGGGGAGCCAGGCTTTATGAACTCCTTGAGGACGGAGAAGGTCTCTACATACTTGTCCCGGTCCCTTTCTCTGAAAAGGAGCTTCTCAGGATAACCTACCCGAGAGAGAGCTTCCTGTCAGACAGAAGAAGAGTGATAGGGCGTTTCTTTCTCTTCTTTGGAATTGCTTCAGTGGTGGCTTTTGGACTGTCGGTAGCTTTCTCTATATACGCTGTAAACCCTATGAGGCAGGCTCTCCGTATGATAGAAGAGGTAAACAAGGACATAATCCATGACCTGAACACACCCATGATGACACTCCGTGTGAATTTGAAGATGCTTAGGAGCAAGTACCCTCAAGATGAGGAACTGGAGAGGATTGAGTTTGCTCTCAAACAGCTGGAAACTTTTAAAGAGAACTTAAGACCTCTGGAGACTAAGACGGAGTTTAAGATGGAGGAGGTCAACCTGAAGGAACTAATTGAAAAGGAAGCTGCTGATTTTAAAAAGGTGTATCCGGAAAAGGAAATTCGGCTTGAACTTGAGACCGTGAAGATAAAAGCAGACAGGAGCGCAGCGGTTCGGATAGTATCCAACCTGCTTGAAAACGCCTTCAAGCATGGTCTTAAAGGTTCGTGGGTCAGGGTCCTTCTCAGAGGGGATAAGCTTATTGTGGAAAATCCTTCCAAACCCCCCCGTGACGTTAACAAGCTCTTTGAACGTTACTACAGAGAGTCTCAGCGGGGACTGGGGCTGGGGCTTTCCATAGTTAAAAAGTTGGCTTCAGAGCTCGGATGGAAGGTAAAGGCTGAGTACAGTGACGGGGTATTTAGAGTGGTTATCCTGTTAAAGAAATCCTGAGGTAACGGAAAGGTAACCTCAAACCCCTATACTTAACCCCAGGTTAAAGACAGGGAGGTTTAAAGATGAGGAAGCTCTTCCTCATGGCAGCTGTATTTGGAGCCGGGGTTTTTGCTTACAACTGTGGAGGTGGAAGTGGAAGCGCAGGGAGCGGAACTGTTGCCCTCTATGTTACGGATTCACCCCTTGAAGATGCAGGAAAGGTTGAAGTTGCTATAAAAGAGATCAGAATGGAGCATAAAGGTTCTGGTACGACCTGCACGGTCTTTGCTCCGGATACACCCTACACGGTAGACCTGACAGATATAAAGAACACCCTTGAGCTCCTTGACCTCACAAGCTGCCCTGAAGGTCCATACAACAGGCTGGTGGTTGTACTTGACAAGGACGTTAACGTACTCTACAACGACGAGCTAAAGACCTGTACCCTGGTTGACTACGACCCGGACAGGGATGGACAGGACAAACCAATAAAACCGAATAGAACACAATGTGACGATAATGAGTGTTTCGTGTATGTAACAGGGGCTGTAAATGTCCTCGCAAACCAGACCAACGATGTGGCTCTTGACTTTGAGTTAAAAGATTCTGAAATAAACATTGATAACAGTGGTAACTGTACCGTTGCCTTTAAGGTCTCACCCCTACACGCTGAGGGCATGAAGGATAAAGAGCAGGAAGTAAAGGGCTTTGTCTCGGCTCTTGACACCGATACCAACACCTTTAACCTGACAACCAAGGTGGGAACAGTTTTCACTGTGAGTTACACGGATGATTCAAACAACTACGATGATGTCCTCTCACTTGCCCAGAGCTACAACTTAAAGACTGAGGTTGAGTGTGAGCACCTTGACCTGGAAAACGCTACCTGTACCGCCCAAGGTATAGAGGTAAAGGTGAAGGGGATAGCTGTGAGCGTTGATGACAGCAACAAAACCCTGATACTTGACATTGACGGGAATAGGGATACAACCGATGACCAGATACAGGTTTCCGGCGGAAAGTGGGAAGGAAATATTCAGGAAGGCTCTTACGTTGAGGTTGAGATAATCGGATACGATGGAACCTATTACTTAGCAAAGGAAGTAGAAGAGGAAAAGTCTTAGAACTACCCCCCTCCCTTTCCTCTTCCCCTTTTTCTTTTTTTTATAATTTCTACATGCTTAGGATAAGAAAACGAGCTTTAGATAGGATACTCGCCCAGGCAGAGAAGGACTATCCCTACGAGACCTGTGGTCTTCTCCTTGGGAAGTCTGAGGGAGATGTCAGGACGGTCTTTGGAGCTTATGAGACACCCAACGCAAACCCAGACAGAAAGAATGACAGATACGAGATAGACCCCAAGGATTACATGAAAGCTGAGGACAAGGCTAAGGAGTTCGGTCTTGAGATAGTGGGTGTTTATCACTCTCACCCCGACCATCCGGATAGACCTTCTCAGTTTGATGAGGAGAGAGCTTTTGAGGGCTTATCTTACATAATAATATCCGTTCAGAGGGGGAAAGCGACCTCCTACAGGAGCTGGGAGCTTGTTGATGGGAAGTTTAGAGAGGAAGCCATAGAGGTATTCGGTAACTGAGAGATGGGTGCAAAAGAAACGGCTAAGGCTCTGGAAGTTATAGGGTTTGATGAGATATACCTCACCAAGAGGCTGACAGATGGGAATAAAAGAATTCCGGGAGATAGAACCATTCAAGATAAGCGGGGTTTACTCTTAGAACATTTTAACTCCTTCAAAGACTGCACCAAGTGCGAGCTTCATAAGAGCAGGACGCAGGTGGTCTTCGGAGACGGAAACCCCTACTCACCCGTAGTGTTCGTTGGGGAAGCACCCGGAGAAGATGAGGACAGGCAGGGGAGACCCTTTGTAGGCAGAGCGGGAAAGTATCTGAATACAAAGATAGAGGAAGTTCTCGGACTGAGGAGAGAAGAGGTCTATATAACCAACGTCTGTAAGTGCAGACCCCCTGGAAACAGGAAACCCACTCCTCTGGAGATAAGTGCCTGCTTCCCTTACCTTAAAAAGGAGCTGGATATAATAGAGCCTAAAGTTATATGCTGTTTGGGAGCAACCGCCGGGGAGGGAATTCTGGGAAAGAAACTTTCCATAACCAAGCTCAGAGGTCAAACCATGCCCTATCCATACAACACAAAGGTTCTAGTGTTCCTAACCTATCACCCGGCTTATATACTTAGAAATCCGAGAGCCGATGGTGAGTTCACGGAGGACATGAGGAAACTTAAAGAACTTATCGGGCTGTAATTAGCTCCTTTAAAAGTATCCTCCTTATCAAAGCCTGACTTCCAAGCCTCCTTCTGAGGGCGTTTTCCAGATGTTTTATGGGTGTGAGGTTATGGGGGGCTCTCCTGTCTGAAAACTCAGCAGAGGCGAACTTTGGGATTATCCACGCTGTCTGGTTAGCGAGCGCGATTGCCTTCTTTAAGCCTATACCTGCGGATACCTCAAGCCTGGCTATACCGCTTATACCTTCATTCTCACTTATCCTCACATACCAGGTGAATTTATCAAAACTCTTTACCCCTTCTCCCTCCATATTAGGTTGGGAGTGGAGCTTAACTATCGGAGTCCTTTCACCCACTTTAAGCTCTCGGAACACGTAGGTTTTATCGTTTGGCACGTACCTCTTTCGGTGCTTTTTCACGTAGCCAACGAAGGGTAGTTCTTTTATCTTAGCGTTATAATGCACAGTTCCGTCAGTTATCATAAGGTCTGGTTTTAGCCTTTTGAATGTGTGCTCGGCGACCTGTGACTCCATTCTTGACATAAGCTCATTTACGAAGGGGGACAGCTCTTTGTTCGTAGTTTTTACCCGGAATTCTAAGACAGACTCTCTAAAGTTAAACCTGAGTTTCTCTTCTCCAAGGTCAATCCCTTCTTTGAGAAGTAAGAACCTTTCCACCATAAAGTTTTGAAAAGCCTGATGAGCCGGATTTATCTGGGCATGCCTCATAAAGAGTGCACCTGCGCCCACGGACACAAAGGCTCCCTCACTAAAGTTACCCTCATCGTCCTCCAGGTATATGAGGTGCTCCGTTCTCCTCACACCGTCAACGAATACCACACTCAAGCCTTCACAGGGGACGCCCTCTATTGGTCCCCAGTCCTTTGTCTCCACCTCAGGGTCTTCTATCTCCTCCGACTCCTCAAGATACTCATCTTCAATCTCAAGGGTTTTCCAGGTATCAAAGGAGAACCTATACCTTCCCAGCTGGGGCATGTTCAACCTCCATGTACTTACTCCAAAGCAACTCCTTGAGTTCCTCTATCCCCTCAGAGGTGGCTGAGGATATAGCGTGAAAGGTGTACCCCCTATCCTCAAAAGCCTCCTTTAACTTCTCCAGTACGCTTCTGTCAGATAGGGCGTCTATCTTGCTTGCGACCACAATCTGGGGTTTCTTTGCAAGCTCAGGGCTGTAAAGTTCAAGCTCCCTGTTGACAAGCTCAAAGGCTTTTAAGGGGTCCGTTTCCCGGTTGTCTGAAACGTCTATCAAGTGTAGGAGGAGTCTGGTTCTCTCAATGTGTCTGAGAAACTCGTGTCCAAGCCCAGCACCTTTATGGGCATCTTCTATCAGTCCGGGTATGTCTGCAAGAACAAGCCTCCTCTCCTCGTCAAGCTCCATCACACCCAGATTGGGTTTTGTTGTGGTAAAAGGATAATCGGCTATCTTTGGTCTTGCCTTTGTAAGTTTTGAGAGAAGGGTTGATTTTCCAGCGTTGGGAAGTCCAACTATACCTATATCTGCAATGAGCTTAAGCTCTAAGACTATCCATCTCTCCTCCCCCTCCTCACCTGGTTCCGCATGCCTTGGTGCCTGATTAGTTGGGGTTGCAAATTGGGCGTTTCCCCTTCCTCCCTTTCCCCCTCTGGCTACTACACATCTCTGCCCCTCCTGGGTCAGGTCACATAGGAGCTCTCCGGTCTGGTCATCTCTCACAACAGTCCCGACGGGGACGTAAACAACCAAGTCTTTACCGTCTTTACCCTTCTGGTTCTTTCCCTTCCCGTGTTCCCCGTTTTCAGCCTTAAAATGCCTCTTATACTTAAAGTCTAACAGGGTATGTTTGCTTGAGGTGGCTACAAGAACCACATCACCACCTTTACCTCCATCTCCCCCTGCTGGACCACCTTTAGGTCTGTACTTTTCTCTGAGAAAAGCAACTGCACCGTTTCCACCCCTTCCACCCTTAACGTAAATCTTTACCCTGTCTAAGAAAAGCTCTCTCATCTATTGAATCAAGATAGATTCAAGTTATCTTTAATCAAGGGGGATATTAGATATTAACTACGAAACGATAGTTGAGAACGCCCAGGAGGGAATAGCCGTCCTGAAAGACTTTCGGGTTATATACGCCAACCCTTGCCTTTGTGAGCTTACCGGTTACCCAAGGGAGCGTATTACTGGACTTGATATTAGGGAAATAATATACAGGGAAGATTTAGATAAAGTTGTAGAGAACAACACGAGGCGTATCCGAAATGAAGCAACTGAGGAAGAATACGATTTTCGCATCCTGACAAAGGATGGGGAGGTAAAGTGGTTTCATGTTCGTCCTGTAGTTATAGAAATTAACGGAGAGCCTGCAACCCTTAACTTCCTGATTGATGTAACCGAGAGAAAGGAATTTGAGAAGAAGCTACAGTTGAGTGAGAGGCACTACAGAGAACTGGTTGAGAATGTGAACAGTATAGTTCTGCGTTGGAAGCCTGATGGAACAATCAGCTTTATAAATGAGTACGGTTCATGGTTCTTTGAGTTTAGGAAAGAGGATCTCCTTGGTAAGAATGTCCTGGACACCATAGTCCCTGCTTTGGATGCTGATGGTAAAGACCTACGCAGGATGATAAAAGACATAGTTCACGACCCGCGTAAGTACATATACAACGAAAATGAGAATGTAACCTCTTCGGGAAAGAGGGTCTTTATCCTTTGGAGAAACAACCCCATATTTGATGAGGAGGGTAGGCTTACAGAGATCCTTTCTATAGGTTCTGACATAACGGATAAAAGGAAACTGGAAAAGGAACTTGTGTACATGGCTTCCCATGATTCCCTTACAGGGGTATTTAACCGTAGAGAGTTTGAGCGCATTTTGGATTCCGAGATACAGAAGGCAAACAGATACAATGAACCTTTGTCCTTAATACTCTTTGACGTGGATAATTTTAAGGATATAAACGACAGCTTCGGACACAACGCCGGAGATGGTGTACTTGTAGAAATAGCTTCTGCGGTTTCTGCTACTATAAGGGAGATAGACACCTTTGCACGTCTCGGTGGGGATGAGTTTGTTCTCCTTCTCCCACACACGCTTTTGAGTGGTGCTGTAGATGTTGCTGAAAAGATAAAGAAACTTGTGGAGAGTGTTATGACGGTCAAAGTGAGGAAGGTTACCACCAGTGTGGGTGTAACGGTTTACAGAAAGGGAGAAGAGAGAGGTGAATTCTTGATAAGGGCAGATAGAGCCCTTTACAGGGCGAAGGACATGGGTAAGAACTGTGTGGCAAGCCTTTAGCATGCTGAGAAGCTGAGCAGGGAAACACTCCCAAACTCAAACCCTTCATAGAGAACCTCCACCCTCTCTTCCTCTCGTAAACTCCCAAGGAAATAGAAGAGAGGTATTATGTGTTCCTCAGTTGGGTGGGCAATACTACCAAGCTCGCTCCTGTAGTTTAATAGGGCTTCCACATCTTTGCTTGTAACCTTTTCCCGTAGGAACTCTTGGAATTCAACAGCCCAGCCGGGTGTTCTTGTTGGATTCAGGACAGCGTCCTTCAAATTGTGGACAGCCCCGCCACTTCCAATTACCATAACTCTGTCTCTGAAGTCTCTTAGCTTTTTCCCAAGCTCAAAATGTTCTCTAAGGCTCTTTCCCGTATCTATGCTGAGCTGAGTTACCGGTATATCTGCCTCTGGGAACATGTGCCGTAAGATTGTCCACACTCCGTGGTCAAGACCTCTATCCTTAACACATTTTCCTTTTAGTACCTGTGCTATTTCCCTGCAGAGTTCTGGTCTGCCAATTGCTGGGTATTCAAGCTCATAGAGTTCTTTTGCAAAGCCGTAAAAGTCATGGATCGTTTTGTGCTTCTCGGAGCACTCAAGGTGTACCCCGTCTGTAAGCCAGTGGGCTGAAATTACAAGGACAAGCTCAGGATTGAGTTTCTTAACCCTTCTTCCAAGCCCTTTTAGACTTTCTGCCCACCGTCCTCCTCTGATAGTGAGCTCTGGAGAACCATGCGATATGAAAGCAGCAGGTATCATATAGCCTCCAAGAGAGCTCTTCTTACCTCTTCCAGGTAACCCTTTCTTACCTCATCTGAAACATACGGAACTCCATAGAAGAACTTTACAAGGGGGACCTTTATACTGCAGAACTCAAAGGTTGCTTTAAAGGTGTTCATAAGACACTCTGAGAAGTTTTCGTAGTCCTCCTCAAAACCTCCAAGTGTGCAGAATATTAAAGCTCTCTTCCCTTCTAAAAGACCTACCACTTTTCCGTCCTTTTCCCCATAAGCGAAGCCGTAGGAGAAAACCCTATCTATGTATCCCTTGAGTATGGCAGGAAAACTGTACCACCACATAGGGAATATGAAGATAAGGGTGTCAGCTTCCTTAACAAACTCCTGTTCTTTCCCGACATCTTCAAGGAAACTACCCTTTTGAAGGGCAACAAAATCCTCTCCTGAAAGAACAGGGTTAAAGCTGATTGCGTAAAGGTCTCTCGTCCGAAAGGGCAAATTCCTCTCCTTAAGGAAATCTTCAACGGTCTCTCTTATGGCTGCGTTAAAGCTCTTCGGGTTTGGGTGGGCATAAATCACAAGGACCATCTCTAACCTCCTTTCAAGGTTTAAATACCAAGAAGTAGTGGTAAGGGTAAATTGGGTTATCCTCAAGTAATTTAAAGTTCCTTGATTCCATGAATTCAATAAGACTTTCCTTTGGGACCCTATCCTGTATAGGTGGACCTGCCGGAGATGGGACGGGGTGCCAGTCTATAAGGATTACCTTGCTCCTAGTTATCCTCCTTACTTCCTCCATAAACTTGTCGGGTTTAAGGAGCTCATGAAAAAGATTTGCAAGCAGGCTAACATCAACACTTTTATTCTCAAGGGGTATACTCTCCTCCGTGCATTGCAGGACTTCAACGTTACCAAGTCTTTCTTCTTTGGCTCTTTCAAAGCATACAGAGAGCATAAAGTCTGAAGAGTCTATAGCATAAACTCTCCTTACACGTCTGGCTAAGGGTAAGGTGAAGTAGCCTGGACCGCAACCTATATCAGCCCAGACCTCCTCTTCTTTAGGCTCGGCGGTTCTTAAAAAGTTCTGTATACTCTGCCAGCTCTCCCGTTCAGGGCTCAGGAGTATATGCCAGTTCTCTTCAGGAAACTTGAAAGCCATTTTATATAACTATCTCAACCCGTCCCTTTTCATCGTAGATGTAAAGCTTACCATCCTCTTCATCTCTGGTCTTTTTGTGGGAACCATCGCAGAAAGGTTGTTCCTTGGAGAGACCACACCGGCAGATATAGTACGCCTCACCTCCGGCTTCAAGCTTGTAGGGTCCTTTTTCGGTACACTTTACCAGTCTTGCCATAGCAGACCTCCTTTAAGTTTTTTCCTCAGGTGGGTTGTAAAGGAATCCTATCAAACCTCCCCAGACCAGATGCAGTATAAAAGTAGAGATTTGTGCACTCAGAGGCATGGGATGCTGGAACCAGGCAGCACCACCTATGGAACCTACAATAGAAACTATCACGACGAATATATGCCAGAGAACACCGTAAACGAGACCCTTTACCAGTCCGGGACCTGGAAGCTTGCTCCACACCTGCGGGAGCACGAGAGGTATTGAGAAGAGGATTGAGTCAACCTGATGGTGGAAGACCCACTTGGGGTCCTTCATGCCGGGGAAGACCCCAAATAGTCCAAACCACTTAGCGTATACCTCGTCAAGGATCACCATCGCCCA from Hydrogenivirga caldilitoris includes these protein-coding regions:
- a CDS encoding response regulator transcription factor produces the protein MRVLLVEDDRVLAQSLKKFLEMNGIKVELAYSFSDAVDLLERKKYDLYVLDVNLGDGDGIDLLEDLRRFKDDTPTIFISALTDIKNVTRGFNAGAEDYIKKPFDPEELVVRIKARIRKQEEELRYGDVFYREGRFFKGKEEIELGEVQRNILHKLLRNRGRVVTKEELYDYMVNPSSLALRVMINKLKKKTGIEIKSVRGLGYTID
- a CDS encoding sensor histidine kinase, whose amino-acid sequence is MIKRLLPRTSYERESLLKSFLLFFVIMELFLGVIFYMLFLAELSSLKSKVFLELKNYSYTFEGEKFRIDIIPAERGARLYELLEDGEGLYILVPVPFSEKELLRITYPRESFLSDRRRVIGRFFLFFGIASVVAFGLSVAFSIYAVNPMRQALRMIEEVNKDIIHDLNTPMMTLRVNLKMLRSKYPQDEELERIEFALKQLETFKENLRPLETKTEFKMEEVNLKELIEKEAADFKKVYPEKEIRLELETVKIKADRSAAVRIVSNLLENAFKHGLKGSWVRVLLRGDKLIVENPSKPPRDVNKLFERYYRESQRGLGLGLSIVKKLASELGWKVKAEYSDGVFRVVILLKKS
- a CDS encoding DUF4382 domain-containing protein, with amino-acid sequence MRKLFLMAAVFGAGVFAYNCGGGSGSAGSGTVALYVTDSPLEDAGKVEVAIKEIRMEHKGSGTTCTVFAPDTPYTVDLTDIKNTLELLDLTSCPEGPYNRLVVVLDKDVNVLYNDELKTCTLVDYDPDRDGQDKPIKPNRTQCDDNECFVYVTGAVNVLANQTNDVALDFELKDSEINIDNSGNCTVAFKVSPLHAEGMKDKEQEVKGFVSALDTDTNTFNLTTKVGTVFTVSYTDDSNNYDDVLSLAQSYNLKTEVECEHLDLENATCTAQGIEVKVKGIAVSVDDSNKTLILDIDGNRDTTDDQIQVSGGKWEGNIQEGSYVEVEIIGYDGTYYLAKEVEEEKS
- a CDS encoding Mov34/MPN/PAD-1 family protein, giving the protein MLRIRKRALDRILAQAEKDYPYETCGLLLGKSEGDVRTVFGAYETPNANPDRKNDRYEIDPKDYMKAEDKAKEFGLEIVGVYHSHPDHPDRPSQFDEERAFEGLSYIIISVQRGKATSYRSWELVDGKFREEAIEVFGN
- a CDS encoding uracil-DNA glycosylase, whose product is MGAKETAKALEVIGFDEIYLTKRLTDGNKRIPGDRTIQDKRGLLLEHFNSFKDCTKCELHKSRTQVVFGDGNPYSPVVFVGEAPGEDEDRQGRPFVGRAGKYLNTKIEEVLGLRREEVYITNVCKCRPPGNRKPTPLEISACFPYLKKELDIIEPKVICCLGATAGEGILGKKLSITKLRGQTMPYPYNTKVLVFLTYHPAYILRNPRADGEFTEDMRKLKELIGL
- a CDS encoding DNA double-strand break repair nuclease NurA, translated to MPQLGRYRFSFDTWKTLEIEDEYLEESEEIEDPEVETKDWGPIEGVPCEGLSVVFVDGVRRTEHLIYLEDDEGNFSEGAFVSVGAGALFMRHAQINPAHQAFQNFMVERFLLLKEGIDLGEEKLRFNFRESVLEFRVKTTNKELSPFVNELMSRMESQVAEHTFKRLKPDLMITDGTVHYNAKIKELPFVGYVKKHRKRYVPNDKTYVFRELKVGERTPIVKLHSQPNMEGEGVKSFDKFTWYVRISENEGISGIARLEVSAGIGLKKAIALANQTAWIIPKFASAEFSDRRAPHNLTPIKHLENALRRRLGSQALIRRILLKELITAR
- the obgE gene encoding GTPase ObgE; the encoded protein is MRELFLDRVKIYVKGGRGGNGAVAFLREKYRPKGGPAGGDGGKGGDVVLVATSSKHTLLDFKYKRHFKAENGEHGKGKNQKGKDGKDLVVYVPVGTVVRDDQTGELLCDLTQEGQRCVVARGGKGGRGNAQFATPTNQAPRHAEPGEEGEERWIVLELKLIADIGIVGLPNAGKSTLLSKLTKARPKIADYPFTTTKPNLGVMELDEERRLVLADIPGLIEDAHKGAGLGHEFLRHIERTRLLLHLIDVSDNRETDPLKAFELVNRELELYSPELAKKPQIVVASKIDALSDRSVLEKLKEAFEDRGYTFHAISSATSEGIEELKELLWSKYMEVEHAPAGKV
- a CDS encoding sensor domain-containing diguanylate cyclase, with product MSERHYRELVENVNSIVLRWKPDGTISFINEYGSWFFEFRKEDLLGKNVLDTIVPALDADGKDLRRMIKDIVHDPRKYIYNENENVTSSGKRVFILWRNNPIFDEEGRLTEILSIGSDITDKRKLEKELVYMASHDSLTGVFNRREFERILDSEIQKANRYNEPLSLILFDVDNFKDINDSFGHNAGDGVLVEIASAVSATIREIDTFARLGGDEFVLLLPHTLLSGAVDVAEKIKKLVESVMTVKVRKVTTSVGVTVYRKGEERGEFLIRADRALYRAKDMGKNCVASL
- a CDS encoding dioxygenase family protein; the protein is MIPAAFISHGSPELTIRGGRWAESLKGLGRRVKKLNPELVLVISAHWLTDGVHLECSEKHKTIHDFYGFAKELYELEYPAIGRPELCREIAQVLKGKCVKDRGLDHGVWTILRHMFPEADIPVTQLSIDTGKSLREHFELGKKLRDFRDRVMVIGSGGAVHNLKDAVLNPTRTPGWAVEFQEFLREKVTSKDVEALLNYRSELGSIAHPTEEHIIPLFYFLGSLREEERVEVLYEGFEFGSVSLLSFSAC
- a CDS encoding NAD(P)H-dependent oxidoreductase, whose translation is MVLVIYAHPNPKSFNAAIRETVEDFLKERNLPFRTRDLYAISFNPVLSGEDFVALQKGSFLEDVGKEQEFVKEADTLIFIFPMWWYSFPAILKGYIDRVFSYGFAYGEKDGKVVGLLEGKRALIFCTLGGFEEDYENFSECLMNTFKATFEFCSIKVPLVKFFYGVPYVSDEVRKGYLEEVRRALLEAI
- a CDS encoding class I SAM-dependent methyltransferase, which codes for MAFKFPEENWHILLSPERESWQSIQNFLRTAEPKEEEVWADIGCGPGYFTLPLARRVRRVYAIDSSDFMLSVCFERAKEERLGNVEVLQCTEESIPLENKSVDVSLLANLFHELLKPDKFMEEVRRITRSKVILIDWHPVPSPAGPPIQDRVPKESLIEFMESRNFKLLEDNPIYPYHYFLVFKP
- a CDS encoding CDGSH iron-sulfur domain-containing protein gives rise to the protein MARLVKCTEKGPYKLEAGGEAYYICRCGLSKEQPFCDGSHKKTRDEEDGKLYIYDEKGRVEIVI